Within the Prochlorococcus sp. MIT 1300 genome, the region TGTTCACTTAAATGACTAAGCCATCGACCGAGTTGTTCGTGGTGAATTCGTTGCTCAACTTTATCCAAAGGTTCTTCTAAAGAAGCATCAGCAATTAAATCGCCCAAGAAGCTTCGTCCTTCTTCTCCATTTACAGGGGCATCAAGGCTGCTTGTGGTCAACGCCTGACGCAGAAGAGAATCAAGCTCCTCTAGAGGCATATCTAATGCCTCAGCAATTTCAAACCGACTAGGCATAGCACCTAATTTGTGCGCAAGATCAAGGCTTACCTTGCGAATGGTTGTAAGCCTTTCACTCAAATGAACGGGTAAACGAATAGTCCTTGACTGACAAGCAATTGCCCTAGTCATGCTTTGACGTATCCACCAAAAGGCATAAGTAGAAAACTTGTATCCACGGGTGGGGTCAAATTTTTCAACAGCTCTCTCTAAGCCCAAAGAGCCTTCTTGGATCAAATCTAAAAGTTCTAACCCTTTACCTTGATACTTCTTGGCAACGCTCACTACAAGACGAAGATTTGCTTTCATCATCCGTTCCTTCGCCCGTCGACCTATTCGAATCATTCGTCGTTCATGTGAAGTGAACTTCTTGGTTTCTCCTGCTACCAACCCATCTTCTGTGAGGTTCATCATTGTCTGAACCTGATTGCCCAGCTCAATTTCCTCGGCGGGGGTAAGCAAAGGAATTCTTCCAATAGTTGAGAGATACCAACTAATTGGATCACTACCCCTTCGTCTTTGGGACTCGGTTCCCCTAGTCGCTGTTGCAACCATTTTCAACTTTCCCCAACTCAATAGAAGGGACTTTCCTACAGGTATTTGGTAAAACCCTCTTGTTTTCAAAAAGGTTTCGGATTTATGCAAGGAAATCTACACATTTACCCCTTTGCACTGCTAAATAAGTACAAATCCTTGTGATCTTGGGAACATTTCCCCGATTGGATGCCAAGGGTGAATTCTTCTAAAGATCGACAGATAGAACTTGCAGCACCACCATCGCAAGACTGCCTAGCAGCCTGGGAATGAATTAATGCACACATCGCTAGGTCCTGAGCTTTTGCAAAGCCCCTAGCAGCGACTCCAATAGAACCAATACCAACTGCATAACCAGCCAAAAGATCACCAAGCCCAGCCCTTGCAGTCCAGGGAGCTGTATCGAGTAATTGCCAAACACCATCAGAACTGTCAGCGACAATACTGTTTGCGCCTTTGAGCAAAACAGTTCCTTGAAGCAAGTCTGCGGCCTTCAAAGCAGCCTCAACAGGATTAAAGAGAGGTATCTCGGGGAACAAACGCTGAAACTCAGCCAAATGAGGTGTGATCCATATTGGTCCGTTTCGATGTCGAAATAACTTCGAACCCTCGGGACAAAAAGCTATTGCATTTAAAGCATCAGCATCTAAAACTAATAATCCTTGAAAAGCCTCAAAGATTTCCTTCAAATAAATCCATGATTTTTCTTCCACTCTTAATCCTGGGCCTAATAAAAGGCCATCAAACCTGTCCAGATTTTGGTTCTCTACAAGACCCTGCAAAGAAACTCCATCATCTTTTATTTTAGGAATAGGGTCCAGGAAAACAACCTCAGGAATTGTGCTCCAGATTTGTTTAGTTATTTGTTTGGGAAGAATCGCCTTTAAACTACCAACTCCACTTGCAAGAGCACCCTTTAAT harbors:
- a CDS encoding RpoD/SigA family RNA polymerase sigma factor codes for the protein MVATATRGTESQRRRGSDPISWYLSTIGRIPLLTPAEEIELGNQVQTMMNLTEDGLVAGETKKFTSHERRMIRIGRRAKERMMKANLRLVVSVAKKYQGKGLELLDLIQEGSLGLERAVEKFDPTRGYKFSTYAFWWIRQSMTRAIACQSRTIRLPVHLSERLTTIRKVSLDLAHKLGAMPSRFEIAEALDMPLEELDSLLRQALTTSSLDAPVNGEEGRSFLGDLIADASLEEPLDKVEQRIHHEQLGRWLSHLSEQEQHVLRLRFGLEGNERHTLAEIGRLTEVSRERVRQVELKALRKLRNLTRKLPGGF